The Planctomycetota bacterium genome includes a region encoding these proteins:
- a CDS encoding mandelate racemase/muconate lactonizing enzyme family protein — protein sequence MKITGVESIAVFNGMRNFLFIVVTTDDGVTGVGEAGLSGHELAVQGALEHLTPILIGEDPLRIEHLWQAMARGWFFPASGAVSAAMSAVDIALWDIKGKALGVPTFELLGGRTRDKVLCYGHLPDVIDLEKLIDGGKQRIEQGFKVLRSVPPVGDDVANLIESRTAMREGLAQFERFRSEFGPEIGMIVDCHTRFDVPEAAMFCREIESMDPLFVEDPLRSEDMLAYRNLRRQARVPLAAGEQFGGKWSFRQLIEEELIDYCRLDVCLVGGLTPAKKIAGWCEVHGIQLAVHNPIGPVATAASTHLNLSCPDVGIQEQPGLPGEIMPDVFDLHIQWDNGYLLAPTAAGLGIDFDIEQARKYPYRPWIPPQLRRPDGAVANW from the coding sequence ATGAAGATCACTGGCGTCGAGTCCATAGCCGTCTTCAACGGCATGCGGAACTTTCTCTTCATCGTCGTCACGACGGACGACGGAGTGACCGGCGTCGGCGAGGCGGGACTTAGCGGACACGAGCTTGCCGTCCAGGGTGCCCTTGAACACTTGACGCCCATCCTCATCGGTGAAGACCCGTTGCGGATCGAGCACCTCTGGCAGGCCATGGCGCGCGGCTGGTTCTTCCCGGCAAGCGGCGCCGTCTCGGCTGCGATGTCTGCCGTCGACATCGCGCTCTGGGACATCAAGGGCAAAGCACTCGGCGTTCCGACCTTCGAACTGCTCGGCGGGCGGACACGCGACAAGGTGCTTTGCTACGGGCACCTGCCCGACGTCATCGATCTCGAGAAGCTCATCGACGGTGGAAAGCAGCGCATCGAGCAGGGATTCAAGGTCCTGCGCAGCGTTCCACCGGTCGGCGACGACGTCGCGAACCTCATCGAGTCGCGTACGGCCATGCGTGAGGGGCTAGCTCAGTTCGAACGCTTTCGCTCAGAGTTCGGCCCGGAGATCGGCATGATCGTCGATTGCCACACGCGATTCGACGTGCCCGAGGCAGCCATGTTCTGCCGCGAGATCGAGTCCATGGATCCGCTCTTCGTCGAGGACCCACTTCGGTCGGAAGACATGCTCGCGTACCGCAACTTGCGACGTCAGGCGCGCGTCCCGCTCGCGGCCGGCGAGCAGTTCGGTGGCAAGTGGTCGTTCAGGCAGCTGATTGAAGAGGAGCTCATCGACTACTGCAGGCTCGACGTCTGCCTGGTCGGTGGACTGACGCCGGCCAAGAAGATCGCCGGCTGGTGCGAAGTCCACGGCATTCAACTTGCCGTCCACAACCCCATCGGTCCCGTCGCGACGGCCGCCAGCACACATCTGAACCTCTCGTGTCCGGACGTTGGCATTCAAGAACAGCCGGGGCTTCCCGGCGAGATCATGCCGGATGTCTTTGACCTGCACATCCAGTGGGACAATGGCTACCTGCTCGCACCCACTGCGGCGGGCCTCGGCATCGACTTCGACATCGAACAGGCCCGGAAGTACCCGTATCGCCCCTGGATTCCACCGCAACTCCGTCGTCCGGACGGAGCCGTCGCCAACTGGTAA